taTAATAAAAATACCACATTGTTTACTAAAAAGTTTTTATGCTATTGTCCCGTCCACTAAtatatgtctttttcaatttttatttgctattaatagtttgttgcaagattgtaagattacaatttatAGTCCCACAGCCATCATCAGAGTCCTATATCCCcagtctcccacctcccaaagataaccactatagttctcaaagtcttagaaacagtttgctttttctgttttttttttttctcccaagttcatgtgtatcagctctctagattccacatatgagtaaaacaatCTGGCTTCATCTTTATGCTGTTCATCTTTTCCTAACAATTTTGAGTTCTCAATTATTCATAAGGTAAGaattcacaatggaataatatCTCTCCCAAGCATATACTCTCAGTACATGACTGGGAATTGAGTGTCACTACTATCAAAAAGATTGGAGGCTCATACAATGAAAGCTAAACACATTTATATGGTATTTATTACAATGTCATGTAGCCATCGTATCCTGAGATAGGCCATGGCTCTTAAAAATGCAGCAGTGAGCATCATAAGTTCTTTACTTGGAAGACAGTAAGATAGACAGTATATGTGAAATAACACATGGCTTCATAGCCCTAAGCATTCCTTATAATAGTTTGTAACATTGGACTTCTTACCAGAAAAGAAGATGTTAGTTAGCAATATGTTAATCTTACAGtttgttcttaattttttaaattttatttatttattttcctttttgttgcccttgtttttttattgttgttgtggttattgttgttgttaatgatgtcattattgttggatagggcagagagaaatggagaaaggaggggaagacagagggggagagaaagacagacaccttgaagacctgcttcaccgcctgtgaagcgactcccctgcaggtggggatccgggggcttgaacagggatccttacggtggtccttgcgcttcacgccacgtgcgcttaacctgctgcgctaccgcctgactccctttgttCTTACTTTTTATAAACATGTACACATATACATTTTGGGGGTTATAAGCTTATGAAGGAGACTTTCCTCCCTAAATTTTTGGGGATGACTCAACTATACAAACGGCAGAGACTGCAAGAAGATTATAAATGCAACCAACGGATTCAATTCATTTTCTGCATGAAGATGCACTGAAGGCccactcactccctttctctcagcCAGCACATTAGCTGCCACAGGAACCACAGAAAGGCCTCTTTCAGCTTCTTATTTCCCCAAATCAGGAAAACTGAATGAATCGAGGGATACAAAACTCCAAGAGTCTGGCAAAACAGGATGACTGGTTTATTCGACAGGCTATTAGAATTCCAGACTGAGATCATTAGAGCCAGGATATAAGCAGTAAGAGGCAAGATATAAGAGAAGACCGTTTGCAGGGCTCTAATGTGGACTTTGTAACTGGAATTTTGGGCTCCGTTGCCACTACATTGCATCTTCCTGAGATGTTTCCACATGGAAAATGTTAGCAACACAAAAGATATCAGGGACATCACCAAGGAGATGAAACTTCCTAGTGTAAATGCACTCATATTCCAAACTTGTGGAAAGCCCCATGATTTGAAATTCCAAGTCATGTTTACTTTATTTGTCATTACCCTCTTTACCACTGCAAGATATGAAACCAAAAAGACCAGACTCCCCAAGAGAATTGTTAGAATGACACTTTTAACTCTCCACTTCAaataaaggaacagaaagctagagAAATTGGCGATCTTGAGCAAGTAAAATATGCTGAGGCAAGTTGCAAGCCAGGTGCTAAAATGATGGGTTGTGATCCAGACAAAGTGAGCAAAgattctcacttcttttttttaaatttattttatttattttttcccttttgttgcccttgttgtttattgttgtagttatcattgttgttgtcatcgttgttggataggacagagagaaatggagagagggaggggaagacagagaggaggagagaaagatagacacctgcagacctgcttcaccgcctgtaaagcgactcccctgcaggtggggagctggggttcaaaccaggatccttatgccggtctttgtgctttgcgccacctgcacttagcccactgtactacagcctgaCTACCCAAGATTCTCACTTCTAAGCTATATGAAGCTGAGCTGAGCACACTTGCATACCAATTCATCAGTATTATCCAGAGCAAGCCAGTTCTGGAGAGCACCAGAGCCATGAGAATCCAATCCACAGCAGAGAGTTTGTGTCTCTTGAGCAAGTCAATGCAGTTCACCAACACTATGAAGCCATTGGCAACATTCCCTCCAACAAATTCTGTGATGAGTAGGATGGAAAGAATGTTTAACAAGGAAGTCATTACATAAACAATTGAAATAATACAAGTTGATAGTCCTGTAATATTCTGACCTTCAAGTTCTTTGTGCTGCTGACTTCTGACTGTGCATAAAATTCttgtttctttaaatttctgtcaCCACAGGGAAGCAGGAAAGCAAGAGACAGTGCCAATAagtagaattcattttttaaaaaatgaataacctTTATATTCACTGTTTGCTTCAATTGGTTCCTCTTGTACTCTGTGTCCTGGCTGTGGGGTATTTTCATAGCTGGTGTTGAGATGAATGTGGAATTGTTATTTGCTACCATGTAAATAAGGACACATTGTGTTATGTTTTTTTACCTCTCCACAAATGGTGTTGACCAACCTCATTGTTAGTAACACTTAAAAAACCCAAGACTCAGAATATGCTATAAAACTATATGGTTTATAATATACAGCTTAGTTATAAGTAGGGGCTGCTTAACTATGGAGTTAcgttttaaatgtaaaatttattgagaaaaaaaatctaaactatttttttttcttccaatgcATTTGGTATTTCCTGAGGCTTCTCAGGATGGAACAGCCTCCTTAAGAACTGGTGGTTGATAATGAATATCTGTGTATGATTTTATCACAAGTGAGTAAACACTGGTATAAGGACATATTCAAAATCGGGGTCAAGGCAACCAAGTCTTTTAAAATTGAGCTGGAAGGGCATTAGGGATACGTTACTTTCATATTCTCCACCACATAAGATATAAAAGTGATTTTAACTTGAGGCCAGGTGATTGTACACTTGGTAGAACTCACATgttcaccatgtacaaggacctgagttcaggttctcagtccctacctacaagggagaagcttcataaatggtggagccattgctgcaggtgtctctatttctctcttcttttctatgacTCCCTCACTCTCTTGTGCTTGCCTGATCcaaccattcttcttcttctagcgttttcccttcttccgtagccagtcaacagcatcaggttgagcctgatgtaaagtttcgagacctcctttgaatctggagaggtggcagtcgttgactatgtgggtcatagtctgtctgtagccgcaggggcagttcgggtcgtctctggctccccagcgatggaacatagtggcgcaccggccatggcctgttcgatagcgattgaggagggcccaatcataacgtgcaaggtcaaagccgggttgacgcttgcaggggtctgtgatgaggtgtttgttctttacctcagctgactgccaactctgtttccaagagtctggaacagaggagttcagtgtaggcgtaggggaccagattgggtgacgagatgtcaatgacgagacgtcaagcattggacagggtgggcgaagatatccgcgtatattgattggcaggtccagtcgagcgtagacgtgggaaatgaacttagatgatgccgcatcccgacgaatatctggcggggcgatgttgctaagaactggcagccatggaaccggggtggaacggacggttccagaaattatcctcatggaggaatataatttggaatcgaccaagtggacatgggtgctacggaaccatactggggcacagtactctgcagtggaatagcataatgccagagatgatgatcatagtgtggaagcgctcgcgccccatgaggagctggccagtcttgcaatgatgttattccttgcacccacctttgctgcagtttttatgagatgttagttaaatgacagagtgtgatcgagagtaatgccaagatagactggctgggcttcatgccggattctcatatccccaagctgcacattaagctcacgcgaggccgaggcatggtgtagatggaaaacagatgatactgtttttgcagtgctagggattagtc
This portion of the Erinaceus europaeus chromosome 7, mEriEur2.1, whole genome shotgun sequence genome encodes:
- the LOC103107088 gene encoding taste receptor type 2 member 43-like translates to MTSLLNILSILLITEFVGGNVANGFIVLVNCIDLLKRHKLSAVDWILMALVLSRTGLLWIILMNWYAKVRIFAHFVWITTHHFSTWLATCLSIFYLLKIANFSSFLFLYLKWRVKSVILTILLGSLVFLVSYLAVVKRVMTNKVNMTWNFKSWGFPQVWNMSAFTLGSFISLVMSLISFVLLTFSMWKHLRKMQCSGNGAQNSSYKVHIRALQTVFSYILPLTAYILALMISVWNSNSLSNKPVILFCQTLGVLYPSIHSVFLIWGNKKLKEAFLWFLWQLMCWLRERE